In Nonomuraea sp. NBC_00507, the following are encoded in one genomic region:
- a CDS encoding ABC transporter permease, whose amino-acid sequence MLTYIIRRLIGAVAMLIVISMVTFGIFYIVPQWAGATPEALASRYVGRAATPETVHLVAQKLGFYDPVVVQYGRFLKSLIFGAEYDYGAGVEQCPAPCFGYSFITGQPVWPDLLDRLPVTISLAIGAALIWVAVGIGVGVLSALRRGSFFDRLSMGTALAGVSLPIFFTGMITLVFFSYGLGWTAPGGAYVPFTQNPALWAYDLLLPWITLAFLFAAGYARLTRAGMLETMGEDYIRTARAKGLREREVIVKHGLRAALTPILTLFGIDFGLLIGGAVLTETTYTLPGLGQYAILAIKNQDLPQVMGVVLMAALFVVIASLVVDMLYAVVDPRVRLS is encoded by the coding sequence GTGCTCACATATATCATCAGACGTCTGATCGGCGCAGTCGCGATGCTCATCGTGATCAGCATGGTCACGTTCGGCATCTTCTACATCGTGCCGCAGTGGGCCGGGGCCACCCCCGAGGCCCTCGCCTCACGGTACGTGGGCCGCGCGGCCACACCGGAGACGGTGCACCTGGTCGCCCAGAAGCTGGGCTTCTACGATCCGGTGGTCGTGCAGTACGGCCGGTTCCTCAAGAGCCTCATCTTCGGCGCCGAATACGACTACGGCGCGGGGGTCGAGCAGTGTCCCGCACCGTGCTTCGGCTACTCCTTCATCACCGGCCAGCCCGTCTGGCCGGACCTGCTCGACCGCCTCCCGGTGACCATCTCCCTGGCCATCGGCGCCGCCCTCATCTGGGTGGCGGTCGGCATCGGCGTGGGCGTGCTGTCCGCGCTGCGCCGCGGCAGCTTCTTCGACCGGCTGTCGATGGGCACCGCGCTGGCCGGCGTGTCGCTGCCGATCTTCTTCACCGGCATGATCACCCTGGTCTTCTTCAGCTACGGCCTGGGCTGGACCGCGCCCGGCGGCGCGTACGTCCCCTTCACCCAGAACCCGGCGCTGTGGGCCTACGACCTGCTGCTGCCGTGGATCACGCTGGCGTTCCTGTTCGCGGCCGGCTACGCCAGGCTCACCCGGGCGGGGATGCTCGAGACCATGGGGGAGGACTACATCCGCACCGCCCGCGCCAAGGGCCTGCGCGAGCGGGAGGTCATCGTCAAGCACGGCCTGCGCGCCGCGCTGACGCCCATCCTCACGCTCTTCGGCATCGACTTCGGCCTGCTCATCGGCGGCGCCGTACTCACCGAGACCACCTATACTCTGCCCGGGCTCGGCCAGTACGCCATCCTGGCGATCAAGAACCAGGACCTGCCGCAGGTCATGGGCGTGGTCCTCATGGCCGCGTTGTTCGTCGTGATCGCGAGCCTGGTCGTCGACATGCTCTACGCCGTGGTCGACCCGAGGGTGAGGTTGTCGTGA
- a CDS encoding ABC transporter ATP-binding protein: MSFLDVKDLKIHFPTDDGLVKSVDGLSFGVERGKTLGIVGESGSGKSVTSLGVLGLHKGGRARISGEIWLDGEELIGASAEHVRTLRGKKMAMIFQDPLSSMHPFYTVGHQIIEAYRIHHKVTKQVARKHAIDMLGRVGIPEPARRVDAYPHEFSGGMRQRAMIAMALSCDPELLIADEPTTALDVTVQAQILDLMVDLQREFNSALIVITHDLGVVAQVSDDILVMYGGKCVEYGSADDIFYRPEHPYTWGLLGSMPRLDREPTERLLPIKGSPPSLINVPPGCAFHPRCPYAERTDGKADTEVPALAETEGGHLVRCHMSRTERRSLWETEIKPVLETQ; the protein is encoded by the coding sequence GTGAGCTTCCTTGACGTCAAGGACCTGAAGATCCACTTCCCGACCGACGACGGTCTGGTCAAGTCCGTCGACGGGCTGTCGTTCGGCGTCGAGCGCGGCAAGACCCTCGGCATCGTCGGCGAGTCCGGCTCCGGCAAGAGCGTGACCAGCCTCGGCGTGCTCGGCCTGCACAAGGGCGGCCGCGCAAGGATCTCCGGCGAGATCTGGCTCGACGGCGAGGAGCTCATCGGCGCCTCCGCCGAGCACGTGCGCACCCTGCGCGGCAAGAAGATGGCGATGATCTTCCAGGATCCGCTGTCGTCGATGCACCCCTTCTACACGGTCGGCCACCAGATCATCGAGGCCTACCGCATCCACCACAAGGTCACCAAGCAGGTCGCCCGCAAGCACGCCATCGACATGCTCGGCCGCGTCGGCATCCCCGAGCCGGCCAGGCGCGTCGACGCCTACCCGCACGAGTTCTCCGGCGGCATGCGACAGCGCGCCATGATCGCGATGGCGCTGTCGTGCGACCCCGAGCTGCTCATCGCCGACGAGCCGACCACCGCGCTCGACGTGACCGTCCAGGCGCAGATCCTCGACCTCATGGTCGACCTGCAGCGCGAGTTCAACTCCGCGCTCATCGTCATCACCCACGACCTGGGCGTGGTGGCGCAGGTGTCCGACGACATCCTCGTCATGTACGGCGGCAAGTGCGTCGAATACGGCTCCGCCGACGACATCTTCTACCGCCCCGAGCACCCCTACACCTGGGGCCTGCTGGGCTCCATGCCCCGCCTCGACCGCGAGCCCACCGAACGGCTGCTGCCGATCAAGGGCTCCCCGCCGTCCCTGATCAACGTGCCGCCCGGCTGCGCCTTCCACCCTCGCTGCCCGTACGCCGAGCGCACCGACGGCAAGGCGGACACCGAAGTGCCCGCGCTGGCCGAAACCGAAGGCGGCCACCTGGTGCGCTGCCACATGAGCAGGACCGAACGGCGGAGCCTGTGGGAGACCGAGATCAAGCCAGTGCTGGAGACCCAGTGA
- a CDS encoding ABC transporter ATP-binding protein: MSETELLLSVQNMEKHFPVTKGLLKRQVGAVKAVDGISFDVFKGETLGLVGESGCGKSTTGRLVTRLLEPTAGKVVFEGQDITHMGQGRLRPLRRDMQMIFQDPYSSLNPRHTVGAIVGAPFRIQGVKTEHGIKKAVQDILELVGLNPEHYNRYPHEFSGGQRQRIGIARTLALKPKLIIADEPVSALDVSIQAQVVNLLEDLQNELDLTYVVIAHDLSVVRHISDRVAVMYLGKIVEIAERKQLYSAPMHPYTNALLSAVPVPDPKARKERERIRLAGDVPSPLNPPPACRFHTRCWKAQEVCRTVEPPLEELASGHRVACHFPENAPEIAAKESPAAK, from the coding sequence ATGAGCGAAACTGAGCTGCTTCTTTCCGTGCAGAACATGGAGAAGCACTTCCCCGTGACGAAGGGCCTGCTCAAAAGGCAGGTCGGCGCGGTCAAAGCGGTCGACGGGATCAGCTTCGACGTGTTCAAGGGCGAGACGCTCGGCCTGGTGGGCGAGTCCGGCTGCGGCAAGTCCACGACGGGCCGGCTGGTCACCCGTCTGCTCGAGCCCACCGCCGGCAAGGTCGTCTTCGAGGGCCAGGACATCACGCACATGGGCCAGGGCAGGCTCCGCCCGCTCCGGCGCGACATGCAGATGATCTTCCAGGACCCCTACTCGTCGCTCAACCCCCGCCACACGGTCGGCGCCATCGTCGGCGCCCCGTTCCGCATCCAGGGCGTCAAGACCGAGCACGGCATCAAGAAGGCCGTCCAGGACATCCTGGAGCTCGTCGGGCTCAACCCCGAGCACTACAACCGCTACCCGCACGAGTTTTCCGGCGGCCAGCGGCAGCGCATCGGCATCGCCCGCACGCTCGCGCTCAAGCCCAAGCTCATCATCGCCGACGAGCCGGTCTCGGCGCTCGACGTGTCCATCCAGGCGCAGGTCGTCAACCTGCTGGAGGACCTGCAGAACGAGCTCGACCTCACCTACGTCGTGATCGCCCACGACCTGTCGGTAGTGCGCCACATCAGCGACCGCGTCGCTGTCATGTACCTGGGCAAGATCGTCGAGATCGCCGAGCGCAAGCAGCTCTACAGCGCGCCGATGCACCCGTACACGAACGCGCTGCTGTCGGCCGTGCCCGTGCCCGACCCGAAGGCCCGCAAGGAACGCGAGCGCATCCGGCTCGCCGGAGACGTGCCCAGCCCGCTCAACCCGCCGCCCGCCTGCCGCTTCCACACCCGCTGCTGGAAGGCGCAGGAGGTCTGCCGGACGGTCGAGCCGCCGCTGGAGGAGCTGGCCAGCGGCCACCGCGTCGCCTGCCACTTCCCGGAGAACGCCCCGGAGATCGCCGCGAAGGAGAGCCCGGCCGCGAAGTGA
- a CDS encoding response regulator, producing the protein MTIRVLLVDDQPLLRTGFRLILEAESDITVVGQAGDGKVAMEQTRALLPDVVLMDIRMPGVDGIEATRRIVREAAPSAHVPKVLVLTTFDLDEYIVEALRSGASGFLLKDVPPDELVQAIRVVAAGDAIVAPSVTRRLLDRFASRLPSAYEQATPARLDRLTERELEVLRLIAKGMSNAEIAAKLVVSETTVKTHVGNVLTKLGLRDRVQAVVLAYETGLITPGALS; encoded by the coding sequence ATGACGATCAGAGTGCTGCTGGTGGACGATCAGCCGCTGCTGCGCACGGGATTCCGCCTGATCCTGGAGGCCGAGTCCGACATCACGGTGGTGGGCCAGGCCGGGGACGGCAAGGTCGCGATGGAGCAGACGCGGGCGCTGCTGCCCGACGTGGTGCTCATGGACATCCGGATGCCGGGGGTCGACGGCATCGAGGCGACCCGCAGGATCGTCAGGGAGGCGGCGCCGTCGGCTCACGTGCCGAAGGTGCTGGTGCTGACGACGTTCGACCTGGACGAATACATCGTGGAGGCGCTGCGTTCGGGCGCGTCCGGGTTTCTGCTGAAGGATGTGCCGCCCGATGAGCTGGTGCAGGCGATCCGGGTGGTGGCGGCCGGGGACGCGATCGTGGCGCCGAGCGTGACCAGGCGGTTGCTGGACCGGTTCGCCTCAAGGCTGCCGTCGGCGTACGAGCAGGCCACGCCGGCGCGGCTGGACCGGCTGACCGAGCGGGAGCTGGAGGTGCTGCGGCTCATCGCCAAGGGCATGTCCAACGCGGAGATCGCCGCCAAGCTCGTGGTGAGCGAGACGACGGTCAAGACGCACGTCGGCAACGTGCTGACCAAGCTGGGACTGCGGGACCGCGTGCAGGCCGTGGTGCTGGCCTACGAGACGGGGCTGATCACCCCGGGCGCGTTGTCCTGA
- a CDS encoding sensor histidine kinase gives MRIDRTRLHDTVLAGVVAVASVVLFLLYDPDRLAADGLPVGGLRPPDALGTALVVLACVPVAARRRWPLAALCAGLAPEAVVTASGYGNGVPGLPGLVLLYSVASHRGLAMALGGLGATLAAYAFGAAAGPVSATSWTDHVMVLVVLGAVWGAGRSLRLRRAYLEELKDRSARLERAHEADTRAARAEERSRIARELHDVVAHHVSVMIVQAAAARRVLASDQELAGEALSAIEQTGRMAMAEMRNIVGVLRTDARAELGPQPGVHDLPALVEQMREAGLPARLQVEGEPRPLPAGVDLAAYRLVQEGLTNSLRHAGAGAKAVVTVQHKPRELDVRVEDDGNGGPDLPMRSGHGLVGIRERVALYGGILNIGPLPGGGFEVRARFPLKDGQ, from the coding sequence GTGCGTATCGACCGAACCAGGCTCCACGACACGGTCCTCGCCGGGGTGGTGGCCGTCGCGTCGGTCGTGTTGTTCCTGCTCTACGACCCCGACCGGCTCGCGGCCGACGGCCTGCCGGTGGGGGGCCTGCGCCCGCCGGACGCGCTCGGGACGGCGCTGGTGGTGCTCGCGTGCGTGCCGGTGGCGGCCCGCCGGCGGTGGCCGCTGGCGGCGCTGTGCGCGGGCCTGGCGCCGGAGGCCGTGGTGACGGCGTCCGGATACGGCAACGGCGTGCCGGGCCTGCCCGGGCTGGTGCTGCTGTACTCGGTGGCCTCGCATCGGGGTCTGGCGATGGCGCTGGGCGGGCTGGGGGCAACGCTGGCGGCCTACGCCTTCGGGGCGGCGGCGGGCCCGGTCAGCGCGACGAGCTGGACCGACCACGTGATGGTCCTGGTGGTGCTGGGCGCGGTGTGGGGCGCGGGCCGCAGCCTGCGGTTGCGCCGGGCGTACCTGGAGGAGCTGAAGGACCGGTCGGCCAGGCTGGAGCGGGCGCATGAGGCCGACACGCGGGCCGCGCGCGCCGAGGAGCGCTCCAGGATCGCCCGCGAGCTGCACGACGTGGTCGCCCACCACGTCAGTGTGATGATCGTGCAGGCGGCGGCGGCCCGCCGGGTGCTGGCCTCCGATCAGGAGCTGGCGGGCGAGGCGCTGTCGGCGATCGAGCAGACGGGCCGGATGGCGATGGCGGAGATGCGCAACATCGTGGGCGTGCTGCGGACCGACGCCCGCGCCGAGCTGGGTCCGCAGCCGGGCGTGCACGATCTGCCGGCGCTGGTGGAGCAGATGCGGGAAGCGGGGCTGCCGGCCCGGCTCCAGGTGGAGGGCGAGCCGCGGCCGCTGCCCGCAGGGGTGGACCTGGCCGCGTACCGGCTGGTCCAGGAGGGGCTGACCAACAGCCTGCGGCACGCCGGGGCCGGGGCGAAGGCGGTGGTGACCGTCCAGCACAAACCGCGCGAGCTGGACGTACGGGTGGAGGACGACGGAAACGGCGGGCCGGATCTGCCCATGCGGTCAGGGCATGGCTTGGTCGGCATTCGCGAACGGGTGGCACTCTATGGTGGAATCCTGAACATCGGTCCGTTGCCGGGGGGCGGTTTCGAGGTGCGGGCGAGGTTCCCGTTGAAGGACGGACAATGA
- a CDS encoding RecB family exonuclease — protein sequence MTLTEPVIIGALSPSRAGDFMTCPLLYRFRVIDQLPERPSQAAVRGTVVHAVLERLYDLPAPRRSVQAAVELLEPQWAQLLAGDPQFAEMFADDAEQAEWLTQARGMLERYFTLEDPTRLEPAERELYVEAVLDGGLMLRGYVDRLDVAPTGEVRVVDYKTGSAPGPDFEAKALFQMKFYALVLWRLRGQVPRLLQLVYLGGAGEVLRYAPDEADLLATERKVMALWAAIERSMETGEWRARRSRLCDWCDHQALCPEFGGTPPPVPDRRPGDTVRSNRRSATDEL from the coding sequence ATGACGTTGACCGAGCCGGTGATCATCGGAGCTCTCTCCCCGTCCCGGGCGGGCGATTTCATGACCTGCCCCCTGCTCTACCGCTTCCGGGTGATCGACCAGCTGCCGGAGAGACCCTCGCAGGCGGCGGTGCGCGGCACGGTGGTCCACGCGGTCCTGGAGCGGCTCTACGACCTGCCGGCGCCGCGCCGTTCGGTGCAGGCGGCGGTGGAGCTCCTGGAGCCGCAGTGGGCGCAGCTGCTGGCGGGGGACCCGCAGTTCGCGGAGATGTTCGCCGACGACGCCGAGCAGGCCGAGTGGCTGACGCAGGCGCGGGGCATGCTGGAGCGCTACTTCACGCTGGAGGACCCGACGCGGCTCGAGCCGGCCGAGCGCGAGCTCTACGTCGAGGCGGTCCTGGACGGCGGGCTGATGCTGCGCGGCTACGTCGACCGGCTCGACGTGGCGCCGACCGGCGAGGTCCGGGTGGTCGACTACAAGACGGGCAGCGCGCCGGGGCCGGACTTCGAGGCCAAGGCACTGTTCCAGATGAAGTTCTACGCCCTGGTGCTGTGGCGGCTGCGGGGGCAGGTGCCGCGGCTGCTGCAGCTGGTCTACCTGGGCGGAGCCGGCGAGGTGCTGAGGTACGCGCCGGACGAGGCCGACCTGCTGGCCACCGAGCGCAAGGTGATGGCGTTGTGGGCGGCGATCGAGCGGTCGATGGAGACCGGCGAGTGGCGGGCCCGGCGCAGCCGGCTGTGCGACTGGTGCGACCATCAGGCGCTGTGCCCGGAGTTCGGCGGCACCCCTCCCCCGGTCCCCGACCGCCGGCCCGGCGACACGGTCCGCAGCAACCGCCGCTCGGCCACCGACGAGCTGTAA
- a CDS encoding site-2 protease family protein → MSEQSPRQEFSGLRMGKPFGIPVYVSWTWFLVAAFITVMFGPQMQQMLPELDSAAAYAVAFVFAVLLYVSVLLHELAHSVLAKWYGLPVRRITLYLLGGVSEIEKEPPTPGKEFAIAAAGPALSLGLAGVGVAADIFMINSGGIVEALTWQLWVANLIVGVFNLLPGLPLDGGRMLRAGVWKLTRNPGSGTIVAAWGGRVLAVVLVGFALATTLTGDREADFTNLVWPLVLASFIWMGATQSLRVAKIRARIPQVNARALARRAIPVTAETPLSEALRQAAEQRAGALVVVDHDGTPLAIVNEAAVQATPEHRRPWVNVASLAKSLDPTMVLDAGLTGEPLIDAMREAPGSEYLLVEPGGAVYGVLATADVNRVFTGV, encoded by the coding sequence GTGAGCGAGCAAAGCCCGCGGCAGGAGTTCTCCGGCCTTCGGATGGGCAAACCGTTCGGGATTCCCGTCTACGTCTCATGGACGTGGTTCCTCGTGGCGGCCTTCATCACGGTGATGTTCGGGCCGCAGATGCAGCAGATGCTGCCCGAGCTCGACAGCGCCGCGGCATACGCGGTGGCGTTCGTGTTCGCGGTGCTGCTGTACGTCTCGGTGCTGCTGCACGAGCTCGCGCACAGCGTCCTGGCCAAGTGGTACGGCCTGCCGGTGCGCAGGATCACCCTCTATCTCCTCGGCGGCGTGTCGGAGATCGAGAAGGAGCCGCCGACGCCGGGCAAGGAGTTCGCGATCGCCGCGGCCGGCCCGGCGCTCTCCCTCGGGTTGGCCGGGGTGGGCGTGGCCGCCGACATCTTCATGATCAACAGCGGCGGCATCGTCGAGGCGCTGACCTGGCAGCTGTGGGTCGCCAACCTCATCGTCGGCGTGTTCAACCTGCTGCCCGGCCTGCCCCTCGATGGCGGCAGGATGCTGCGCGCCGGCGTGTGGAAGCTGACCAGGAACCCCGGCTCCGGCACCATCGTCGCCGCCTGGGGCGGGCGGGTGCTGGCCGTGGTGCTGGTGGGGTTCGCGCTGGCGACCACCCTGACGGGCGACCGGGAGGCCGACTTCACCAACCTCGTGTGGCCGCTGGTGCTGGCCTCGTTCATCTGGATGGGAGCGACGCAGTCGCTGCGCGTGGCCAAGATCAGGGCCAGGATCCCGCAGGTCAACGCCCGCGCACTGGCCCGCAGAGCGATCCCGGTGACGGCGGAGACGCCGCTGTCCGAGGCCCTGCGGCAGGCCGCCGAGCAGCGGGCGGGCGCCCTCGTCGTGGTCGACCACGACGGCACGCCCCTGGCGATCGTGAACGAGGCCGCCGTGCAGGCCACCCCTGAGCACCGCCGCCCCTGGGTGAACGTCGCCTCCCTCGCCAAGTCCCTCGACCCCACCATGGTGCTCGACGCCGGCCTGACCGGGGAGCCGCTCATCGACGCCATGCGGGAGGCCCCCGGCAGCGAGTATCTGCTCGTCGAGCCCGGCGGCGCAGTCTACGGCGTGCTGGCCACAGCCGATGTGAACCGGGTTTTCACCGGCGTCTGA
- a CDS encoding FHA domain-containing protein: MTDQGFGTVRPLPGNGLVAYVGGLLLVCDPDEATADGLLEALRETAASGGDGRALARRAAQVLAANMAGDPATCAVAGVVSGGVAVLVSGAASATIGTSSGETRLAGSDSLTWADRLVTGTVEHVELSMPGAGSPHPAVRFEGGVVHGGGLIGDLTDQPFAPAPSRPLTSEMPATAFHLEADLIQPPAQQQVERPPYPLADQPPVLQGPPSGPQPAPPAAEQPPPYQPPQDQPQPPYIPHQEQSPFQGPQEQPPYHQPQEQPPYQQEQPPPYQPQDQPPPLPEPQQQFPSYDEPPPSGNGAGEPQVPQHMGPPEHFDQHAPPLLGPPDHFDHPGPPPQEQQQSEHGDRPLVYGVDCKNDHFNDPRVPYCAVCGIALVQRTLVPYKGPRPSLGVLILDDGTALPLESDYLLGRDPERAPEVAGGTARPAKVTSPDGSVSRRHLRVALDGWDVNLVDLGSVNGTQIQPPGDPNFYDIPPNEPVTIAPGTTVRVGVSRTLRFEAHRG; the protein is encoded by the coding sequence ATGACCGACCAAGGTTTCGGAACGGTGCGTCCGCTTCCTGGAAATGGACTGGTCGCCTACGTGGGCGGGCTGCTGCTGGTGTGCGACCCGGATGAGGCCACCGCCGACGGCCTGCTCGAGGCGCTGCGCGAGACGGCCGCCTCGGGCGGGGACGGCAGGGCGCTGGCCCGCCGCGCCGCGCAGGTCCTGGCGGCCAACATGGCCGGCGACCCGGCCACGTGCGCCGTCGCGGGCGTCGTGAGCGGCGGCGTGGCCGTGCTGGTCAGCGGCGCGGCGTCGGCCACCATCGGCACCTCGTCGGGCGAGACGCGGCTGGCCGGCAGCGACTCCCTGACCTGGGCCGACCGGCTCGTCACCGGCACCGTCGAACACGTCGAGCTGAGCATGCCCGGCGCCGGCAGCCCTCACCCCGCCGTGCGTTTCGAGGGCGGCGTGGTTCACGGCGGCGGCCTCATCGGCGACCTCACCGACCAGCCGTTCGCGCCCGCCCCGTCCAGGCCGCTGACCAGCGAGATGCCCGCCACGGCCTTCCACCTCGAGGCCGACCTGATCCAGCCGCCCGCACAGCAGCAGGTCGAGCGGCCTCCCTACCCGCTGGCCGACCAGCCGCCGGTCCTGCAAGGGCCGCCCTCGGGCCCGCAGCCCGCGCCGCCGGCCGCGGAGCAGCCGCCGCCTTACCAGCCGCCGCAGGACCAGCCCCAGCCGCCGTACATCCCGCACCAGGAGCAGTCTCCCTTCCAGGGGCCGCAAGAGCAGCCGCCCTACCACCAACCACAAGAGCAGCCCCCCTACCAGCAGGAGCAGCCGCCGCCTTACCAGCCGCAGGACCAGCCGCCGCCCCTGCCGGAGCCGCAGCAGCAGTTCCCGTCCTACGACGAGCCGCCGCCCTCCGGCAACGGCGCCGGCGAGCCGCAGGTCCCGCAGCACATGGGCCCGCCGGAGCACTTCGACCAGCACGCGCCGCCCCTGCTCGGCCCGCCCGACCACTTCGACCATCCGGGGCCGCCGCCTCAGGAGCAGCAGCAGTCCGAGCACGGCGACCGCCCGCTCGTCTACGGCGTCGACTGCAAGAACGACCACTTCAACGACCCCCGCGTGCCCTACTGCGCCGTCTGCGGCATCGCCTTGGTCCAGCGCACGCTCGTCCCCTACAAGGGTCCGCGCCCCTCGCTGGGCGTCCTCATCCTGGACGACGGGACCGCGCTGCCGCTGGAGAGCGACTACCTGCTCGGGCGCGACCCCGAGCGGGCGCCCGAGGTGGCCGGAGGCACCGCCAGGCCCGCCAAGGTGACCAGCCCGGACGGGTCGGTGTCGCGGCGGCACCTGCGAGTGGCGCTGGACGGCTGGGACGTCAACCTGGTGGACCTCGGCTCCGTCAACGGCACCCAGATCCAGCCGCCCGGCGACCCCAACTTCTACGACATCCCGCCGAACGAGCCCGTCACCATCGCACCGGGGACCACGGTCCGCGTGGGCGTCTCCCGCACGCTCCGCTTCGAGGCGCACCGAGGGTAG
- a CDS encoding SDR family oxidoreductase, with the protein MRILIVGGSGFLGGELVRLCVASGHDVGATYLTRAGEVPEVAWLPLDVRSRAKAASVVRAFRPEVTINAAYRQRDWTATADGAAHLALAVTAAGGRLVHVSSDAVFSGSAPRYDETCVPDPVNPYGAAKAAAETAVRAILPDAAIARTSLIIGRGGSPHEAFVRALAAGRGDGVLFTDDVRCPVHVADLAAALVELAVRGDAGMWHLAGTDALSRHELGVLIARRDGLDAGRLPTGRRADTALPGPYDVRLDCTATQRRLRTHLRGAHAFLTPSAP; encoded by the coding sequence GTGCGGATTCTCATCGTGGGCGGGAGCGGCTTTCTCGGAGGCGAGCTTGTACGCCTGTGCGTGGCGTCGGGTCATGACGTGGGCGCGACGTACCTGACCCGGGCCGGGGAGGTCCCAGAAGTCGCGTGGCTGCCTCTGGACGTGCGCTCGCGTGCGAAGGCCGCCTCCGTCGTCAGGGCTTTCCGGCCGGAGGTGACGATCAACGCGGCGTACCGGCAGCGGGACTGGACGGCCACGGCGGACGGCGCGGCGCACCTCGCCCTGGCCGTGACGGCGGCGGGCGGGCGGCTGGTGCACGTCTCCAGCGACGCCGTCTTCTCGGGCTCCGCACCCCGCTACGACGAGACCTGCGTGCCGGACCCGGTCAACCCGTACGGCGCCGCCAAGGCGGCCGCCGAGACGGCCGTGCGGGCCATCCTGCCCGACGCCGCGATCGCCCGGACATCCTTGATCATCGGGCGGGGCGGGTCCCCACACGAGGCGTTCGTCCGGGCGCTCGCCGCGGGGCGCGGGGACGGGGTTCTGTTCACGGACGATGTCCGGTGCCCGGTGCACGTCGCCGACCTCGCGGCGGCGCTCGTGGAGCTGGCGGTCCGCGGAGACGCGGGCATGTGGCACCTGGCCGGCACCGACGCGCTGAGCCGCCACGAGCTGGGGGTGCTGATCGCCCGCAGGGACGGCCTCGACGCCGGGCGCCTGCCCACCGGCCGCCGCGCCGACACGGCCCTGCCCGGGCCGTACGACGTCCGCCTGGACTGCACGGCGACGCAACGACGGCTCCGCACCCACCTCCGCGGCGCCCACGCATTCCTGACCCCGTCCGCGCCCTGA
- a CDS encoding GNAT family N-acetyltransferase, with translation MLPRDVISSGPLILRPPVEGDAQGIVETCDDPVTAWFLPLLPSPYRIEDTRDYFAHAAAKWEGGGAEFAIIENGRYSGSVGVRPPDPWNVAEIGYMVAPWARGKGVASRAVRAVTDWLFDHGIRRVELQAAVENVASLRVAYKCGFREEGRKREARSMRDGRYADLVAFARLRGDVVEAAEPYLPFFEDGWLSDGVVRLEPLAVEDAADFHRMVTEPSVAAYFVGPPSTMEDDERRCRYTGYWWTSGQRIEVAIRDAGSGAFAGHVQLTQVAPVLGQAMIGYSLVPEFRGKGFMTRAVDLLVEWAFANTALHRIVAGTEAGNTASHRVLERAGFRREGVHRELFPKPGGGRADDVAWARLRPS, from the coding sequence ATGCTCCCGCGCGACGTGATCTCCAGCGGTCCCCTGATCCTGCGGCCTCCCGTGGAAGGCGACGCCCAGGGGATCGTCGAGACGTGCGACGATCCGGTGACGGCCTGGTTCCTGCCGCTCCTGCCGTCGCCGTACCGGATCGAGGACACGCGCGACTACTTCGCCCATGCGGCGGCCAAGTGGGAAGGCGGCGGCGCGGAGTTCGCGATCATCGAGAACGGGCGCTACTCCGGCTCCGTCGGCGTGCGGCCACCGGACCCGTGGAACGTGGCCGAGATCGGCTACATGGTGGCGCCGTGGGCGCGGGGCAAGGGCGTGGCCTCCAGGGCGGTCAGGGCCGTCACCGACTGGCTGTTCGACCACGGGATACGCCGGGTGGAGCTGCAGGCGGCCGTGGAGAACGTGGCGAGCCTGCGGGTGGCCTACAAGTGCGGCTTCCGCGAGGAGGGACGCAAGCGGGAGGCCCGGTCGATGCGCGACGGCCGGTACGCCGACCTCGTGGCCTTCGCCAGGCTGAGGGGCGATGTGGTGGAGGCGGCGGAGCCGTACCTGCCGTTCTTCGAGGACGGGTGGCTGTCGGACGGCGTGGTGCGGCTCGAACCCCTGGCCGTCGAGGACGCCGCGGACTTCCACCGGATGGTGACCGAGCCGAGCGTGGCGGCCTACTTCGTGGGGCCGCCGAGCACGATGGAGGACGACGAGCGGCGCTGCCGCTACACCGGATACTGGTGGACGTCCGGGCAGAGGATCGAGGTGGCGATCAGGGACGCGGGCTCCGGGGCGTTCGCGGGGCACGTGCAGCTGACGCAGGTGGCGCCGGTGCTGGGACAGGCGATGATCGGTTATTCGCTGGTGCCGGAGTTCCGGGGCAAGGGGTTCATGACGCGGGCGGTCGACCTGCTGGTGGAGTGGGCGTTCGCGAACACGGCGCTGCACCGGATCGTGGCCGGGACCGAGGCGGGGAACACGGCCTCGCACCGGGTGCTGGAACGGGCCGGCTTCCGCAGGGAGGGCGTGCACCGCGAGCTGTTCCCGAAGCCGGGCGGCGGGCGGGCCGACGACGTGGCGTGGGCGCGGTTGCGCCCGTCGTAG